The Phacochoerus africanus isolate WHEZ1 chromosome 3, ROS_Pafr_v1, whole genome shotgun sequence genome window below encodes:
- the LOC125123647 gene encoding intestinal-type alkaline phosphatase-like isoform X2 produces MQGGWVLLLLGLRLPLSLGFIPVEEEDPAFWNLQAAQALDVAKKLQPIQTAAKNLILFLGDGMGVSTVTATRILKAQMNGKLGAETPLAMDRFPYLALSKTYNVDRQVPDSAGTTTAFLCGVKTNMKVIGVSAAARYNQCNTTHGNEVISVMNRAKKAGKSVGVVTTTRVQDASPAGAYAHTVNRGWFSDADLPEEAKKNGCQDISTQLVYNMDIDVILGGGRKYMFPEGTLDPEYPDNPRQNGVRKDKRNLVQEWQAKHQGARYVWNRTALIQASQDPSITHLMGLFEPGDMRYETERDLSRDPSLVEMTEVALRVLSRNPRGFFLFVEGGRIDHGHHEGIAYRALSEAVVFDTAIDKAGQLTSEEDTLTLVTADHSHVFTYGGYPLRGSSVFGLADGKAHDGKAYTSILYGNGPGYQLSQGARPDVDETKSRDPAYQQQAAVRLGAETHGGEDVAVFARGPWAHLVHGVQEQSFVAHVMAFAACLEPYSSDCDLPPPSGPTAAGHPGPAACAPLLALLAGALLLLLLAPALH; encoded by the exons ATGCAGGGCGGctgggtgctgctgctgctgggtctGCGGCTGCCGCTCTCCCTTGGCTTCATCCCAG TTGAGGAGGAAGACCCAGCCTTCTGGAACCTCCAGGCAGCCCAGGCCCTGGATGTCGCCAAGAAGCTGCAACCCATCCAGACGGCGGCCAAGAACCTCATTCTCTTCCTGGGGGATG GGATGGGGGTATCCACGGTGACCGCCACTCGGATCCTAAAGGCACAGATGAATGGCAAGCTGGGAGCTGAGACACCCCTGGCCATGGACCGATTCCCATACCTGGCTCTGTCCAAG ACATACAACGTGGACAGACAGGTGCCAGACAGCGCAGGCACCACTACCGCCTTCCTCTGCGGGGTCAAGACCAATATGAAGGTGATCGGGGTAAGCGCGGCCGCCCGCTATAACCAGTGCAACACAACCCACGGCAACGAGGTCATCTCCGTGATGAACCGGGCCAAGAAAGCAG GGAAGTCGGTGGGAGTGGTGACCACCACGAGGGTGCAGGACGCTTCCCCAGCTGGAGCCTACGCGCACACGGTGAACCGGGGCTGGTTCTCCGATGCCGACTTGCCTGAGGAGGCAAAGAAGAACGGCTGCCAGGACATCTCCACGCAGCTCGTCTACAACATGGACATCGAT GTGATCCTGGGTGGAGGCCGCAAGTACATGTTTCCTGAGGGGACCCTGGACCCTGAATACCCAGATAATCCAAGACAGAACGGAGTTCGGAAGGACAAGCGGAACCTGGTACAGGAGTGGCAGGCCAAGCACCAG GGAGCCCGGTATGTGTGGAACCGCACCGCGCTCATTCAGGCGTCCCAGGACCCCAGCATAACACACCTCATGG GCCTTTTTGAGCCAGGAGACATGAGATATGAAACGGAACGAGACCTCAGCAGGGACCCCTCCCTGGTGGAGATGACGGAGGTGGCCCTGCGGGTGCTGAGCAGGAACCCCCGTGGCTTCTTCCTCTTCGTGGAGG GAGGCCGCATTGATCACGGACACCACGAGGGCATAGCCTACAGGGCGCTGAGCGAGGCCGTCGTGTTTGACACCGCCATCGACAAGGCTGGCCAGCTCACTAGCGAAGAGGACACACTGACCCTGGTCACGGCCGACCACTCTCATGTCTTCACCTACGGTGGCTACCCGCTGCGTGGAAGCTCCGTTTTTG GGCTGGCCGATGGCAAAGCCCATGATGGCAAGGCCTACACCTCCATCCTTTATGGCAATGGCCCGGGATACCAGCTCAGCCAAGGCGCAAGGCCTGATGTTGATGAAACCAAGAGCA gggaCCCCGCATACCAGCAGCAGGCGGCCGTGCGCCTGGGTGCCGAGACCCACGGCGGCGAGGACGTGGCGGTGTTCGCGCGCGGCCCCTGGGCGCACCTGGTGCACGGCGTGCAGGAGCAGAGCTTTGTGGCGCACGTGATGGCCTTCGCCGCCTGCCTGGAGCCCTACAGCAGCGACTGCGACTTGCCGCCCCCGTCTGGCCCCACCGCCGCCGGGCACCCCGGGCCGGCCGCCTGCGCCCCGCTGCTGGCGCTGCTGGCGGgggcgctgctgctgctgctgctggcgcCCGCCCTGCACTGA
- the LOC125123647 gene encoding intestinal-type alkaline phosphatase-like isoform X1: MRHLPAGPPPTPPSQGAAPRLTRPALPPWPVEEEDPAFWNLQAAQALDVAKKLQPIQTAAKNLILFLGDGMGVSTVTATRILKAQMNGKLGAETPLAMDRFPYLALSKTYNVDRQVPDSAGTTTAFLCGVKTNMKVIGVSAAARYNQCNTTHGNEVISVMNRAKKAGKSVGVVTTTRVQDASPAGAYAHTVNRGWFSDADLPEEAKKNGCQDISTQLVYNMDIDVILGGGRKYMFPEGTLDPEYPDNPRQNGVRKDKRNLVQEWQAKHQGARYVWNRTALIQASQDPSITHLMGLFEPGDMRYETERDLSRDPSLVEMTEVALRVLSRNPRGFFLFVEGGRIDHGHHEGIAYRALSEAVVFDTAIDKAGQLTSEEDTLTLVTADHSHVFTYGGYPLRGSSVFGLADGKAHDGKAYTSILYGNGPGYQLSQGARPDVDETKSRDPAYQQQAAVRLGAETHGGEDVAVFARGPWAHLVHGVQEQSFVAHVMAFAACLEPYSSDCDLPPPSGPTAAGHPGPAACAPLLALLAGALLLLLLAPALH, translated from the exons ATGAGGCACCTCCCTGCCggccccccacccacacccccctcACAGGGCGCTGCCCCAAGGCTGACCCGGCCTGCACTCCCCCCTTGGCCAGTTGAGGAGGAAGACCCAGCCTTCTGGAACCTCCAGGCAGCCCAGGCCCTGGATGTCGCCAAGAAGCTGCAACCCATCCAGACGGCGGCCAAGAACCTCATTCTCTTCCTGGGGGATG GGATGGGGGTATCCACGGTGACCGCCACTCGGATCCTAAAGGCACAGATGAATGGCAAGCTGGGAGCTGAGACACCCCTGGCCATGGACCGATTCCCATACCTGGCTCTGTCCAAG ACATACAACGTGGACAGACAGGTGCCAGACAGCGCAGGCACCACTACCGCCTTCCTCTGCGGGGTCAAGACCAATATGAAGGTGATCGGGGTAAGCGCGGCCGCCCGCTATAACCAGTGCAACACAACCCACGGCAACGAGGTCATCTCCGTGATGAACCGGGCCAAGAAAGCAG GGAAGTCGGTGGGAGTGGTGACCACCACGAGGGTGCAGGACGCTTCCCCAGCTGGAGCCTACGCGCACACGGTGAACCGGGGCTGGTTCTCCGATGCCGACTTGCCTGAGGAGGCAAAGAAGAACGGCTGCCAGGACATCTCCACGCAGCTCGTCTACAACATGGACATCGAT GTGATCCTGGGTGGAGGCCGCAAGTACATGTTTCCTGAGGGGACCCTGGACCCTGAATACCCAGATAATCCAAGACAGAACGGAGTTCGGAAGGACAAGCGGAACCTGGTACAGGAGTGGCAGGCCAAGCACCAG GGAGCCCGGTATGTGTGGAACCGCACCGCGCTCATTCAGGCGTCCCAGGACCCCAGCATAACACACCTCATGG GCCTTTTTGAGCCAGGAGACATGAGATATGAAACGGAACGAGACCTCAGCAGGGACCCCTCCCTGGTGGAGATGACGGAGGTGGCCCTGCGGGTGCTGAGCAGGAACCCCCGTGGCTTCTTCCTCTTCGTGGAGG GAGGCCGCATTGATCACGGACACCACGAGGGCATAGCCTACAGGGCGCTGAGCGAGGCCGTCGTGTTTGACACCGCCATCGACAAGGCTGGCCAGCTCACTAGCGAAGAGGACACACTGACCCTGGTCACGGCCGACCACTCTCATGTCTTCACCTACGGTGGCTACCCGCTGCGTGGAAGCTCCGTTTTTG GGCTGGCCGATGGCAAAGCCCATGATGGCAAGGCCTACACCTCCATCCTTTATGGCAATGGCCCGGGATACCAGCTCAGCCAAGGCGCAAGGCCTGATGTTGATGAAACCAAGAGCA gggaCCCCGCATACCAGCAGCAGGCGGCCGTGCGCCTGGGTGCCGAGACCCACGGCGGCGAGGACGTGGCGGTGTTCGCGCGCGGCCCCTGGGCGCACCTGGTGCACGGCGTGCAGGAGCAGAGCTTTGTGGCGCACGTGATGGCCTTCGCCGCCTGCCTGGAGCCCTACAGCAGCGACTGCGACTTGCCGCCCCCGTCTGGCCCCACCGCCGCCGGGCACCCCGGGCCGGCCGCCTGCGCCCCGCTGCTGGCGCTGCTGGCGGgggcgctgctgctgctgctgctggcgcCCGCCCTGCACTGA